One genomic region from Synergistaceae bacterium encodes:
- a CDS encoding 23S rRNA (pseudouridine(1915)-N(3))-methyltransferase RlmH, producing the protein MKITVLTVGKPKDRCLAELAERYLSRMRPFAPVALESVAESRDLQPERKIDQEGEAITRALRDRDFVVVLDEKGTGLDSVSLSNWLENTMKEEPGRIVFVIGGAFGLSERVMRRSAFSLSLSAMTLPHELCLVFFLEQLYRAFSIIKGTKYHH; encoded by the coding sequence TTGAAGATAACTGTTTTGACAGTGGGAAAACCTAAGGATCGCTGCTTGGCGGAGCTCGCCGAGCGCTATCTCTCAAGAATGCGTCCCTTTGCACCTGTGGCGCTGGAGAGCGTCGCCGAGTCCAGGGACTTGCAACCGGAGAGGAAAATCGATCAAGAAGGGGAGGCTATTACCAGGGCCCTTCGGGACAGGGATTTTGTCGTCGTTCTTGACGAAAAGGGAACTGGCCTGGACAGTGTCTCTCTTTCCAACTGGCTTGAGAACACCATGAAAGAGGAGCCGGGCAGGATTGTGTTCGTCATCGGAGGGGCTTTCGGTCTTTCCGAGCGGGTCATGCGGAGAAGCGCATTTTCGCTCTCTCTTTCCGCTATGACTCTGCCGCACGAGTTGTGCCTGGTCTTCTTTCTTGAGCAGCTTTATCGTGCCTTTTCCATCATAAAAGGCACAAAATACCACCATTAA
- the ispF gene encoding 2-C-methyl-D-erythritol 2,4-cyclodiphosphate synthase gives MKDVSFVVVAGGKGERTGGSVPKQFRPLAGFPLWRWSVNTAERLFLRGLVKECVLVLPAGDLDSTGREVRSFKVPVVVTAGGAERQESVLRGIDAASGEYVLIHDGARPFLSVSLAERLVAALDREHGVLPLLPVSDALKLSDEDGALSPFPRENLWITQTPQGFPRKALISVLRSHSGGAKDEGEAWSDSGLPLRSVKGERTNIKITWEEDFAMAEGIAQRAFRTGIGYDIHPLVPGRRYILGGVEFPDFPLGFSGHSDGDVLVHAVCDALLGAAGLGDIGMLYPASDDKYKDMASTILLKDVVDRVEGEGWSLEWIDCVISAQLPRLAPSLPRMIETMEGFFPASWRGRLHLKAKSGEGIGDVGYSRSVVCRSVATLSKPGHAF, from the coding sequence GTGAAGGATGTTTCTTTCGTAGTTGTCGCGGGCGGAAAAGGAGAGAGGACCGGAGGGTCGGTCCCGAAGCAATTTCGACCGTTGGCCGGCTTTCCCCTCTGGAGATGGAGCGTGAACACGGCAGAAAGACTCTTTCTGCGAGGTCTCGTGAAAGAATGCGTGCTGGTACTGCCCGCAGGCGACCTCGACTCGACAGGACGCGAGGTCCGCTCCTTCAAGGTGCCCGTCGTCGTGACTGCAGGCGGGGCGGAGAGGCAGGAATCCGTTCTAAGAGGAATCGACGCTGCCTCGGGAGAGTACGTGCTGATCCACGACGGCGCCCGTCCGTTTTTGTCCGTCTCGCTGGCGGAGCGTCTTGTCGCCGCGCTTGACCGGGAACATGGCGTGCTTCCCCTTCTTCCCGTGTCAGACGCACTGAAGCTGTCGGACGAGGATGGAGCTCTCTCTCCTTTTCCAAGGGAGAACCTGTGGATCACCCAGACGCCGCAGGGTTTCCCAAGGAAGGCGCTGATCAGCGTCCTGAGGTCCCACTCAGGAGGCGCGAAGGACGAGGGAGAGGCTTGGAGCGATTCCGGACTCCCGCTCCGGTCGGTCAAGGGCGAGCGGACGAACATTAAAATTACCTGGGAGGAGGACTTTGCCATGGCCGAGGGCATTGCCCAACGAGCCTTCAGGACGGGCATCGGCTACGACATTCACCCTCTTGTGCCGGGCAGAAGATATATCCTGGGAGGGGTGGAGTTTCCTGATTTTCCCCTCGGTTTTTCAGGGCACTCCGATGGTGACGTCCTCGTCCACGCCGTGTGCGACGCCCTGTTGGGCGCCGCGGGGCTGGGCGATATTGGAATGTTATACCCGGCTAGCGACGACAAGTACAAGGATATGGCGAGCACGATACTGCTCAAGGATGTCGTGGATAGGGTGGAGGGCGAAGGTTGGTCGCTCGAATGGATCGACTGCGTCATAAGCGCGCAGCTGCCAAGGCTCGCCCCGTCGTTGCCTCGGATGATCGAGACTATGGAGGGGTTTTTTCCCGCCTCGTGGAGAGGGAGGCTGCATCTGAAGGCCAAGTCGGGCGAGGGAATAGGCGACGTGGGATAC
- the recR gene encoding recombination protein RecR, with the protein MSLPESFEKLALLFRKMPNVGSKSARRMAFYVLQQPPSYADELARLLVALKEKIHPCSICGNITDSDPCSICSDPLRDRRSLCVVETIEDLFSIETAGVFSGLYHVLGGRVSPLDGETIDDKRLSDLRKRVLNGEIEEVIIATNPRIEGDLTYHAIVDYIGPVDIHISRIAYGLPVGGSIEFADRTTLQAAMESRVRLKISAAEEQS; encoded by the coding sequence GTGTCTCTGCCCGAGTCGTTTGAGAAATTGGCCCTGCTGTTCAGGAAGATGCCGAACGTCGGATCGAAAAGCGCCCGCCGCATGGCCTTCTACGTGCTTCAGCAGCCGCCCTCCTATGCGGATGAGCTGGCGCGGCTTCTCGTCGCGCTTAAAGAGAAGATACACCCTTGTTCCATTTGCGGAAACATAACGGATTCCGATCCATGCTCTATCTGTTCCGATCCGCTGAGGGACAGGAGATCCCTGTGCGTCGTGGAGACGATCGAAGATCTTTTCAGCATTGAGACGGCTGGGGTATTCTCCGGCCTTTACCACGTCCTGGGTGGACGAGTATCCCCCCTGGATGGAGAGACCATCGATGACAAGCGGCTGTCCGACCTGAGAAAGAGGGTCTTGAACGGAGAGATCGAGGAGGTGATAATCGCGACGAACCCGCGCATCGAGGGCGATCTGACCTATCATGCGATCGTTGACTACATCGGACCCGTGGACATTCACATATCGAGGATAGCCTACGGTCTTCCGGTCGGCGGCAGCATAGAGTTCGCCGACAGGACGACGCTGCAGGCCGCGATGGAGTCCCGTGTTCGATTGAAGATAAGCGCCGCTGAAGAGCAATCGTAA
- a CDS encoding TRAM domain-containing protein: MTEGFGKLVQFFFSGLMVFIGGMVGAQIAWLLLPLIPVDWFLAGKEWLPLWLPGRIVFTVLCVSLFAFVGLMFSPLVIRLLGLIGASIEMQLKNASWSELTAATAGIIIGLLIANLIAMPFSDLPLGSYVAVVLNVVLAYLGASILLKRQSEMQGVLTPIKGIRERLSMIKTQQQKGEDGRADDMGSWEIPKKILDTSVIIDGRILDVARTGFLEGIILIPQFVLHELQSVADSTDPSRRTRGRRGMDVVNELQRLADTRVEIADLTLRDLEAESVDSALVVLAERLSGQIMTTDYNLNKLAQIQGIPVLNVNDLANAMKPMLLPGETIIIDVIREGKEPQQGVGYLDDGTMFVVEDGEAYIGKRVEVVVTSMLQTSAGRMVFGRIRREVRAP; the protein is encoded by the coding sequence ATGACGGAAGGCTTTGGCAAATTGGTCCAGTTCTTCTTCTCCGGTCTTATGGTCTTCATAGGAGGAATGGTAGGCGCTCAGATCGCCTGGCTTCTCCTGCCCCTGATACCGGTGGACTGGTTTCTGGCGGGGAAAGAGTGGCTTCCCCTTTGGCTGCCGGGAAGGATCGTCTTCACGGTGTTATGCGTGTCTTTATTTGCTTTTGTGGGCTTGATGTTTTCCCCCTTGGTCATCCGACTGCTCGGGTTGATCGGCGCATCGATCGAAATGCAGCTCAAGAACGCAAGCTGGTCGGAGTTGACCGCGGCCACGGCCGGCATAATAATCGGACTTCTGATCGCCAACCTGATAGCCATGCCCTTCTCGGATCTTCCATTGGGGAGCTATGTAGCCGTGGTGTTGAACGTCGTGCTGGCCTACCTGGGAGCGAGCATCCTGCTGAAGAGGCAGAGCGAGATGCAGGGTGTCCTGACTCCCATCAAAGGGATCAGGGAGCGTCTCTCCATGATAAAAACGCAGCAACAGAAGGGCGAGGATGGCCGTGCGGACGACATGGGATCCTGGGAGATTCCGAAAAAGATCCTGGACACGAGCGTGATAATCGACGGTCGCATTCTGGATGTCGCCAGAACCGGCTTTTTAGAGGGTATAATCTTGATCCCCCAGTTTGTCCTTCATGAGCTACAGTCCGTTGCCGACTCCACCGACCCGTCCAGGAGGACCAGGGGCAGGCGCGGCATGGACGTTGTGAACGAGCTGCAAAGGCTGGCTGATACCAGGGTGGAGATCGCTGACCTTACTTTGAGAGACCTCGAGGCCGAGTCCGTGGACAGTGCGCTAGTCGTCTTGGCCGAGAGATTGTCTGGTCAGATAATGACCACCGACTACAACCTGAACAAGCTGGCCCAGATCCAGGGCATCCCGGTGCTGAACGTCAACGACCTTGCAAACGCCATGAAGCCGATGCTTCTGCCCGGCGAGACGATAATCATCGACGTGATAAGAGAGGGCAAAGAGCCCCAACAGGGGGTTGGATACCTTGACGACGGCACCATGTTCGTCGTCGAGGACGGAGAGGCTTATATCGGAAAGCGAGTGGAGGTCGTGGTGACGTCCATGCTTCAGACATCGGCCGGGAGGATGGTATTCGGCAGGATAAGAAGGGAAGTCCGCGCTCCGTGA
- a CDS encoding YbaB/EbfC family nucleoid-associated protein — translation MKMDKIMKQAQKMQTQVAKIQEELANEMVEGSAGGGMVKVTANGQGDIFSVSIEPEVAGDDVEMLEDLVLAAVNDALRKSKELANSRMGQIASGMGIPGLF, via the coding sequence GTGAAGATGGACAAGATCATGAAACAGGCCCAGAAGATGCAGACGCAGGTAGCGAAGATACAGGAAGAGCTGGCCAATGAGATGGTCGAGGGCAGCGCGGGGGGCGGCATGGTCAAGGTGACGGCTAACGGTCAGGGAGATATTTTCTCCGTCAGCATCGAGCCCGAGGTCGCGGGCGACGATGTAGAAATGTTGGAGGATCTCGTCCTGGCGGCGGTCAACGATGCCCTGAGAAAGAGCAAGGAGTTGGCCAACAGTCGAATGGGGCAGATCGCGAGCGGTATGGGCATACCGGGGCTCTTTTAA